One genomic region from Cryptococcus gattii WM276 chromosome C, complete sequence encodes:
- a CDS encoding Hypothetical Protein (Similar to TIGR gene model, INSD accession AAW42282.1) translates to MSFSPPQASASLPSLAAALADSSSAAQAIQIAPELIGDGGAPPDLPRREELQGQPPSDGVSQAFGSYQSSSTRDDGYRGWSNGPNPPSRPQNPWEEGYRDHPSHPDPTANQQYSYSEQPGPSISTENIEEPQKPPRKRARQSKPRGHEKNGVNSDGLPEEGILDFAHPSGDFKLGPVFVHPPKGVAQACVRCHKIKRKCDNARPRCAGCSRADVACVFELNPATASYVSSLKSDNVTLSAQMVSAAERISQLEAVLVNSGQEVPPPPQTLKNIDFTAIAGDKLSAKDDDVSTEDAIKRLAESALTTSLRKRRRMSW, encoded by the exons ATGTCTTTCTCACCTCCACAAGCATCCGCTTCTCTCCCCTCCCTTGCGGCAGCTTTAGCAGACAGTAGTTCAGCTGCCCAGGCCATTCAAATAGCCCCAGAACTCATTGGTGACGGTGGTGCACCTCCTGATCTTCCTCGGCGCGAAGAGCTTCAAGGTCAACCGCCATCTGATGGTGTTTCACAGGCTTTCGGGTCATACCAAAGCTCGTCGACAAGAGACGATGGCTATCGGGGCTGGTCAAATGGACCTAATCCTCCTTCCAGGCCGCAGAATCCatgggaagaaggatatCGCGATCATCCCTCCCATCCCGATCCCACAGCCAATCAACAGTACTCCTATTCAGAGCAACCTGGAccatccatctccacaGAAAATATTGAGGAGCCTCAGAAACCCCCACGCAAACGTGCAAGACAGTCCAAACCTCGTGGGCACGAAAAAAATGGTGTCAACAGCGACGGTTTGCCGGAGGAGGGCATACTTGATTTTGCTCATCCGTCAGGGGACTTCAAACTTGGTCCAGTATTCGTGCATCCACCAAAAGGGGTTGCTCAGGCGTGTGTTCGATGCCACAAAATCAAGAGAAAGTGTGACAACGCCCGACCAAGATGTGCAGGATGCAGTAGGGCCGATGTTGCGTGCGTTTTTGAGTTAAACCCCGCCACTGCTAG TTATGTCTCGAGCTTGAAATCGGACAATGTCACTTTATCCGCTCAGATGGTCTCCGCCGCTGAACGTATCTCTCAACTCGAAGCTGTATTGGTCAATTCTGGCCAAGAGGTccctccacctcctcaAACTCTCAAGAACATAGATTTCACCGCCATTGCCGGTGACAAGCTTTCTGCGAAGGATGATGACGTATCGACTG